The proteins below come from a single Mycosarcoma maydis chromosome 19, whole genome shotgun sequence genomic window:
- a CDS encoding uncharacterized protein (related to vacuolar transport protein ESP1) codes for MSSSTIPLRSAMALPAPRPSTFNERMAARWATILRVLHRHLYFLGPGIVASVAYADPGNWATDLQAGSEFGYSLLFIVLLTGCFAVFIQILSCRVGVVTNADLARQCRMLILKEDRLGNPTQRHVSRPRLRRWALLYPLYVIAEGAIVATELAELTGSAIALNLLFPALPLWAGILITSVDVIIILFIYKPPPNGSFRLLEALIAALVFTVLACFIVLLVRIKPHWPDVFHGYLPSHHVVQSGALYVSVGILGATVMPHAIILGSHFASIDRLPSLDPPCASDDVQHCADQSRWQLISSSFSRLVRPKSETKTEVLRLTRVVRSLISHRTGTDDIETDSMRQRRRERYKAEDLPPRTLDNIRIHIKHASVDIGMSLVSFAIVINSAILIVAAAAFYYTDNGTGTGTATGQVVVASLYDAFYLLKDRLGSLAAVLFAVALLAAGQSASITVTLAGQLVSEGFINWRTDPFLRRIVTRLVAIVPSLTVSLAVGKDGLDEMLVASQVALSIELPFVLLPLILVTGSKTRMTAQVATERRDACSVRSSVELDAPSVEANDQASAQATACTAQHGRQLERNDSTRASLGVIESLPREQDAPAPDQDNKESQPQQPQASASTRVASLADALDSSQDRSHCFASAWYVQVVAYAIFGVIVVADVYVLVTTFMDI; via the exons ATGTCTTCGTCGACGATCCCATTGCGTTCAGCGATGGCACTACCAGCACCTCGGCCATCGACCTTCAACGAGCGAATGGCTGCTCGTTGGGCTACCATTCTCCGAGTCCTCCATCGGCACCTCTACTTTCTCGGCCCCGGCATCGTCGCTTCTGTCGCCTATGCTGACCCGGGCAACTGGGCCACCGACTTGCAGGCAGGCTCCGAATTTGGGTATTCGCTTCTCTTCATCGTCCTGCTCACCGGTTGCTTCGCCGTCTTTATTCAAATCCTCTCTTGCCGCGTCGGTGTGGTTACCAACGCCGACCTGGCACGACAATGCCGTATGCTCATTCTCAAAGAGGATCGGCTCGGCAATCCTACGCAGCGCCACGTCTCGCGCCCCAGATTGCGCCGATGGGCGCTCCTCTATCCACTCTATGTCATCGCTGAGGGTGCCATCGTGGCCACAGAGCTCGCAGAGTTGACCGGATCTGCCATCGCTCTCAATCTCCTCTTTCCGGCATTGCCACTGTGGGCGGGTATCTTGATCACCTCGGTCGATGTTatcatcatcctcttcatctACAAGCCGCCACCCAACGGAAGCTTTCGGCTGCTGGAAGCTCTCATCGCCGCGCTCGTCTTTACcgtcttggcttgcttcATCGTCCTGCTCGTCAGAATCAAGCCTCACTGGCCCGACGTGTTTCATGGCTATCTGCCTTCGCATCACGTAGTGCAGAGCGGTGCACTCTATGTCAGCGTCGGTATCTTGGGCGCTACTGTCATGCCCCATGCTATCATCCTCGGCTCTCACTTTGCTTCTATCGACCGACTTCCTAGCCTCGACCCGCCCTGCGCCAGTGACGACGTCCAACATTGCGCAGACCAGTCCCGGTGGCAGCTCATCAGCTCCTCCTTTTCTCGCCTCGTACGCCCGAAATCAGAGACAAAGACCGAAGTGCTCCGACTTACGCGCGTCGTACGCTCGCTCATATCGCATCGCACCGGCACGGACGACATTGAAACCGACTCGATGCGGCAGAGACGACGTGAGCGTTACAAAGCCGAGGACTTGCCACCACGGACGCTCGACAACATCCGGATTCACATCAAGCACGCTTCTGTAGATATTGGCATGTCGCTTGTCAGCTTTGCCATTGTAATCAACAGCGcgatcctcatcgtcgcagcagcagccttcTACTACACCGATAATGGTACCGGTACCGGTACTGCCACGGGTCAGGTGGTGGTAGCTAGCCTGTACGACGCTTTCTACCTGCTCAAGGATCGTCTTGGTAGTCTTGCAGCCGTCTTGTTTGCCGTTGCGCTGCTAGCGGCTGGACAGAGCGCGAGTATCACTGTGACGTTGGCCGGACAGTTGGTGAGCGAAGGGTTTATCAATTGGCGCACCGATCCGTTTTTGCGTAGGATCGTGACGAGGTTGGTGGCAATCGTGCCGAGTTTGACCGTCTCGCTAGCGGTGGGTAAGGACGGTCTGGATGAAATGCTCGTGGCTAGTCAGGTGGCTCTGAGTATTGAGCTTCCgtttgtgctgctgcctttGATCTTGGTCACAGGTAGCAAGACAAGGATGACGGCACAAGTGGCGACCGAGCGGCGCGATGCCTGCTCGGTGAGATCCAgtgttgagcttgatgcaCCAAGCGTCGAAGCGAACGACCAAGCAAGCGCGCAGGCTACTGCATGCACGGCCCAACATGGACGCCAGCTCGAGAGGAATGACAGCACGCGTGCTTCGCTCGGCGTCATCGAAAGCTTGCCccgagagcaagacgcgcCAGCACCGGATCAGGACAACAAGGAgtcgcagccgcagcagccgcaggCGTCTGCGTCAACACGCGTTGCCTCACTAGCGGATGCGCTGGATTCGTCCCAAGACAGGTCGCATTGCTTCGCCTCGGCATGGTACGTGCAAGTGGTGGCTTATGCGATTTTTGGTGTG ATCGTGGTCGCAGACGTCTATGTGTTGGTAACCACGTTCATGGATATATGA
- a CDS encoding uncharacterized protein (related to Multidrug resistance protein): MTAGQERAGAVVENAGSSSHESLLHTSTSNPPLLAPYPAPPSYVANQDVCTISMDTMQSTPHNFASDRYPTSCESIETRSSLSKSVGKRLHFLLVFSALCVSSFLSALDLTTVSTALPTIVADLQDDAIHFRNHHHVAPRPPTANNGATSGAAGTYIWIGAAYTIAGMAILPLTGGLCEIWGRKAILLTSLFFFLFGSVVCGASNSLDMMIAGRVLQGIGDGGIISLAEIVVADLVPLAQRGTYEGILGVVWAGASAIGPPIGGVFSRKNRWRWLFWLNIPITVIAIIMIGVFMNMKTPKSDVKSKLKRMDWSGNALLIGATVALGLALTWGGAKYAWSSATVLVPLVLSILLFGAFFYVELFRLQNPTVPRALLSNRTALSAHITSFAHGVVTMAIIYVIPTYFQAVKLSSTIMSGWMVLPFSCTVALSAIGFAISIEVSQRYVPQNHLGWFLTVLGVPLLLLLRVETGAATWILVQFPIAIGCGILFVAPQFPVLASVAVEMASKALALQLFFASFGQTLGIMLAEAVFQSSVHNAIKSSTIQALVANGSLPFNIQDIASPYSMHFGALRHLTPDASFAVRSVYSLALRHVWLLLIPFAAVGWGACFLMAEVQMHDHVDQRFAPVDARRAAHDSEKGLNDNLQDPRTAVIHDPSLPSATLSSHPHQQCQSACTRQTQQDIRIVQPRPIQLDLLDTCNHTAPH, encoded by the coding sequence ATGACAGCTGGGCAAGAGCGAGCTGGTGCAGTAGTCGAAAACGCTGGgagcagcagtcacgagtcgttgCTACAcacgtcgacgtcgaaccCACCTTTGCTCGCACCGTAtccagcaccaccatcctACGTCGCGAACCAGGACGTCTGCACGATATCCATGGATACGATGCAATCCACTCCGCACAATTTCGCATCGGATCGCTACCCAACTTCTTGCGAGAGCATCGagacaagatcaagtcTAAGCAAAAGCGTCGGTAAACGACTTCACTTTTTGCTCGTGTTTTCGGCGCTGTGCGTATCGTCGTTTCTGAGCGCGCTAGATCTGACCACGGTCTCGACGGCGTTGCCAACCATTGTTGCCGATCTGCAAGACGACGCAATCCATTTTAGAAACCATCATCACGTTGCACCCAGACCACCAACTGCTAATAATGGAGCCACTTCCGGTGCTGCAGGCACCTACATCTGGATCGGTGCAGCGTATACAATTGCCGGCATGGCCATTCTACCTCTCACTGGTGGATTGTGCGAGATCTGGGGCAGAAAAGCTATTCtgctcacctcgctcttcttctttctctTTGGTAGTGTCGTCTGCGGCGCCAGTAATTCGCTCGACATGATGATCGCCGGTCGTGTACTACAGGGCATTGGTGACGGTGGTATTATCAGcctcgccgagatcgtcgtGGCGGATCTGGTGCCGTTGGCGCAGAGAGGTACCTATGAGGGCATCCTCGGTGTTGTTTGGGCAGGCGCAAGTGCCATCGGTCCACCCATTGGCGGCGTCTTTTCTCGCAAGAATCGATGGAGGTGGTTGTTCTGGTTAAACATACCCATCACCGTGATCGCGATTATCATGATCGGCGTATTCATGAACATGAAGACACCCAAGTCCGACGTCAAGTCCAAGTTGAAACGCATGGATTGGTCCGGTAACGCTCTCTTGATCGGCGCTACCGTTGCGCTCGGTTTGGCATTGACGTGGGGCGGTGCCAAATATGCGTGGTCGAGCGCTACGGTGTTGGTGCCTTTGGTGCTATCCATCCTCCTGTTTGGCGCATTTTTCTACGTGGAGCTCTTTCGTCTGCAAAACCCGACTGTACCAAGGGCGTTGCTGTCGAACCGTACTGCGCTCAGCGCACACATCACCAGCTTTGCACACGGCGTCGTCACAATGGCCATCATCTATGTCATCCCTACGTACTTCCAAGCGGTCAAACTTTCGTCGACTATCATGTCTGGTTGGATGGTATTGCCGTTCAGCTGCACCGTCGCTTTGAGCGCGATCGGATTTGCGATCAGCATCGAAGTGTCACAACGCTACGTACCGCAAAACCATCTTGGCTGGTTCTTGACTGTGCTCGGTGTACCGTTGCTCTTGCTACTACGCGTCGAGACGGGTGCAGCGACGTGGATTCTGGTTCAGTTTCCGATCGCCATCGGTTGTGGCATTCTGTTTGTGGCACCCCAATTCCCCGTGCTTGCATCCGTCGCTGTCGAGATGGCGTCTAAAGCGCTAGCGCTGCAACTCTTCTTTGCATCGTTTGGTCAAACTCTCGGAATCATGCTGGCCGAAGCGGTCTTTCAATCTTCGGTACACAACGCCATCAAGTCATCGACGATTCAAGCACTAGTCGCCAATGGTTCACTTCCGTTCAACATTCAAGATATCGCATCACCCTACTCGATGCATTTTGGTGCACTTCGTCATTTGACTCCTGACGCCAGCTTCGCTGTGCGTAGCGTGTATAGCCTTGCGTTGAGACATGTATGGCTACTCCTCATTCCATTTGCTGCCGTAGGATGGGGTGCATGCTTCTTGATGGCCGAGGTCCAGATGCATGATCACGTGGACCAACGCTTCGCTCCCGTTGACGCCCGGCGTGCTGCTCATGATTCAGAAAAGGGTCTCAATGACAACTTGCAAGATCCCCGAACCGCAGTGATCCACGACCCATCCCTGCCGTCCGCAACACTATCTTCGCATCCTCACCAACAGTGCCAGTCAGCTTGCACGCGCCAGACCCAGCAAGACATCCGCATCGTCCAACCTCGGCCCATCCAGCTTGACCTACTCGACACTTGCAACCATACCGCCCCGCATTGA
- a CDS encoding uncharacterized protein (related to Monoamine oxidase A [flavin-containing]), with protein MAWKRPAWLPGSGTWNQSKPCTSKGQSTSTSKDRVSHKDRPSESDSTTVASRCTDTTTAKSGAWTTKLTRTGDVDVIIIGAGLSGLIAADELVRAGLGVRVLEANDRVGGRTLDVRLDDGNVVEMGGQWIGPGQNQILKLIKELGLDTHDTYDQGRSIYRSTDGKIKSYKNMIPCGVLASLDLLMATRKINSLSKGVPAKTPCQAKNARYWDERSIGCWIDDAMWTTEGKQLFRMAIKAVYAEDSESISFLDLLATVAGAGGDIEQVLSDAQTTRIVQGPQSISERLAARLPKHTLQLNQKVLNIHRASDQGAALGQDAFYEVSTVQGLSVKAPVVIITPPRPLICQMDFQPALPSGLIQYYRRQPMGSAIKFNVSYASPFWRAAGLSGAMINADGMSPVQMTYDNSPADAKQGVIVAFVLGNNSRRFVHQNADAETRKKIVLEFLASVFGCEALNATHVHEMNWTLAPYATGGYGSFNPPGVLTSFDEDERDEMSKIGNLYFAGDATSEIWQGYMEGALLSGRRVASRIISTFQP; from the coding sequence ATGGCTTGGAAAAGACCAGCGTGGCTGCCTGGCTCTGGTACTTGGAATCAGTCCAAGCCTTGTACCAGCAAGGGTCAgtcaacatcgacatccAAAGATCGAGTTTCGCACAAGGATCGGCCGTCCGAGAGCGACTCGACCACTGTCGCCTCACGATGCACAGACACCACAACGGCCAAGTCTGGTGCTTGGACCACCAAGCTAACACGGACGGGCGATGTGGATGTGATCATCATCGGTGCTGGCTTGTCCGGGCTGATCGCGGCCGATGAGCTCGTTAGAGCTGGCCTGGGTGTTAGGGTGCTCGAGGCAAATGACCGCGTCGGTGGCAGGACGCTCGATGTGCGTCTGGATGATGGCAACGTGGTCGAAATGGGCGGTCAATGGATCGGCCCTGGACAGAATCAGATCCTGAAGCTCATCAAAGAGCTCGGTCTGGATACGCACGACACGTACGATCAGGGACGCAGCATCTACCGCTCCACCGACGGCAAGATCAAGTCGTACAAGAACATGATTCCCTGCGGTGTgctcgcatcgctcgaTCTTCTCATGGCCACGCGCAAGATCAACAGCCTATCCAAAGGTGTACCTGCAAAGACACCGTGTCAGGCCAAGAATGCGCGATACTGGGACGAACGATCCATCGGCTGTTGGATCGATGACGCCATGTGGACAACAGAGGGCAAGCAGCTCTTTCGAATGGCCATCAAAGCCGTGTATGCGGAAGACTCGGAATCGATCAGCTTCTTGGACCTTCTTGCCACCGTGGCGGGTGCAGGTGGAGATATCGAGCAAGTGTTGAGCGATGCGCAGACGACGCGTATCGTTCAAGGCCCGCAATCCATCAGTGAGCGTCTTGCAGCGCGTCTACCGAAGCATACGCTCCAACTCAATCAAAAGGTGCTCAACATCCATCGCGCATCCGATCAAGGCGCAGCATTGGGCCAAGACGCTTTCTACGAGGTCTCGACCGTGCAGGGACTGAGTGTCAAGGCGCCTGTTGTCATCATCACTCCGCCTCGACCGTTGATCTGCCAGATGGACTTCCAGCCAGCTTTGCCGTCCGGTCTGATTCAGTACTACCGTCGTCAACCGATGGGCTCAGCGATCAAGTTCAACGTCAGCTACGCTTCGCCCTTTTGGCGTGCGGCTGGACTGAGTGGTGCCATGATCAACGCTGACGGTATGAGCCCGGTTCAGATGACGTATGACAACTCGCCTGCGGACGCCAAGCAGGGAGTGATTGTTGCGTTTGTGCTGGGAAACAACTCTCGTCGGTTTGTACATCAGAACGCAGATGCTGAGACGCGCAAGAAGATTGTGCTCGAGTTTCTCGCGAGCGTGTTTGGGTGCGAGGCGCTCAATGCTACCCACGTGCACGAGATGAACTGGACGCTCGCTCCTTATGCCACAGGAGGCTATGGCTCTTTCAATCCTCCCGGAGTGCTCACCAGCTtcgatgaggacgagcgcGACGAAATGTCCAAGATTGGCAACCTCTACTTTGCTGGTGACGCCACCAGCGAGATTTGGCAGGGCTACATGGAAGGTGCCTTGCTCTCCGGCAGGCGCGTAGCTTCGCGTATCATTTCCACTTTTCAGCCCTAA